From Mucilaginibacter rubeus, a single genomic window includes:
- a CDS encoding M23 family metallopeptidase: protein MKRKTSDISTVVIINKNQQPTKSLQIKTKHLDRLKHYAWSIAAVVAVLGGLVFYLHHKSAEQEAQNLQLQAQIAKLKGAIPVAQGPVVNTKVTAQSYIQSIEVKLKTINEYLKRRGLKGFAIKGTGGSGNNEAANLPDTEAYSLYDDYLKHLTSTIAFTPMGYPRISSFTSFFGYRSDPFNSEHAEFHPGIDFQGHRGDEVKCTASGKVVFAGWAGGYGNCIRIKHINDLETLYGHLSKIEVKVGQQVTVGDNIGKVGSTGHSTGTHLHYEVRKNGKPVNPVNFLTLNK from the coding sequence ATGAAGCGTAAAACATCTGATATTAGTACCGTTGTTATCATCAACAAAAACCAGCAACCAACTAAATCCTTACAAATAAAAACCAAACATCTTGACAGGTTAAAACACTATGCATGGAGTATTGCAGCAGTTGTAGCAGTACTTGGCGGCCTGGTGTTTTATCTGCATCATAAAAGTGCCGAACAGGAAGCTCAAAACCTACAGTTACAGGCACAAATTGCTAAGCTTAAGGGTGCTATTCCGGTAGCTCAGGGCCCTGTAGTAAATACCAAAGTTACTGCGCAGTCATATATTCAATCTATCGAAGTAAAGCTTAAAACAATAAACGAATATTTGAAGAGAAGAGGCCTTAAAGGCTTCGCCATTAAAGGAACCGGGGGCAGCGGTAATAATGAGGCGGCTAACCTTCCAGATACCGAGGCGTACAGCCTGTATGACGATTATCTTAAACATTTAACCAGCACCATTGCATTTACCCCAATGGGTTACCCGAGGATCAGTTCTTTCACCTCGTTTTTTGGTTACCGGAGCGATCCTTTTAATTCGGAACATGCCGAGTTTCATCCGGGTATCGATTTTCAGGGCCATCGTGGTGACGAAGTAAAATGTACTGCCAGCGGCAAAGTTGTTTTTGCGGGATGGGCCGGCGGTTACGGTAATTGCATCAGAATAAAACATATCAATGATTTGGAAACGCTTTACGGTCACCTTTCAAAAATTGAAGTAAAGGTTGGTCAACAAGTTACCGTTGGCGACAATATTGGCAAAGTAGGTTCAACCGGCCATTCAACTGGTACACACCTGCACTATGAAGTACGTAAAAACGGAAAACCAGTTAATCCTGTAAACTTTTTAACCCTTAATAAATAG
- a CDS encoding polymer-forming cytoskeletal protein: MAIFSKKEKVALDLQAISTLISEGSVLEGNLKAPAFARIDGVVNGDVTVDEGLILGEKGEVKGNISTKEIFVYGTVRGDINTSSLEIKATGRITGDIKTQNLAVENGGVYNGNLTMQQAEVQKQLQA, from the coding sequence ATGGCTATTTTTTCTAAAAAAGAGAAGGTTGCGCTCGACCTGCAGGCAATCTCAACCCTCATTAGTGAAGGCAGTGTATTGGAAGGTAATTTAAAAGCCCCGGCTTTTGCGCGCATTGACGGCGTAGTTAATGGCGATGTAACCGTTGATGAAGGCCTGATCCTGGGCGAAAAAGGCGAGGTTAAGGGAAATATAAGTACCAAAGAGATATTTGTTTATGGTACGGTAAGAGGCGATATCAATACTTCATCTCTCGAAATAAAAGCTACCGGCCGTATCACCGGCGACATCAAAACACAGAACCTGGCCGTAGAAAATGGCGGCGTTTACAATGGCAACCTTACCATGCAACAGGCAGAGGTGCAAAAGCAGCTACAGGCGTAG
- the ahcY gene encoding adenosylhomocysteinase, with protein sequence MSSVETAFVKYKVKDLSLAEWGRKEIELAEAEMPGLMALRKEYGPSQPLKGARIAGCLHMTIQTAVLIETLIALGAEVTWSSCNIFSTQDHAAAAIAAAGISVYAWKGMNAEEFDWCIEQTLFFGEERQPLNMILDDGGDLTNMVLDKYPELVAAIKGLSEETTTGVHRLYERMKAGTLPMPAINVNDSVTKSKFDNKYGCRESLVDAIRRATDVMMAGKVAVVCGYGDVGKGSADSLRNSGVRVIVTEIDPICALQAAMEGFEVKKLSTAITEADIVVTATGNKNIVREQHFRALKDKAIVCNIGHFDNEIDMAWLNGAYGNSKVEIKPQVDKYTIEGKDVIVLAEGRLVNLGCATGHPSFVMSNSFTNQTLAQLELWTNGAAYENKVYTLPKHLDEKVARLHLAKIGVELEVLDQDQADYIGVTVEGPFKPEYYRY encoded by the coding sequence ATGTCATCAGTAGAAACTGCATTCGTTAAATACAAAGTAAAAGATCTGTCGCTGGCAGAGTGGGGTCGCAAAGAAATTGAACTGGCTGAGGCTGAGATGCCTGGCTTAATGGCTTTGCGTAAAGAGTACGGTCCGAGCCAGCCGCTTAAAGGCGCAAGGATTGCCGGTTGTTTACACATGACCATCCAAACCGCTGTTTTAATTGAAACCCTGATTGCACTTGGCGCCGAAGTTACCTGGTCGTCATGTAATATATTTTCAACGCAGGATCACGCTGCTGCTGCTATTGCTGCTGCCGGTATTTCTGTGTATGCCTGGAAAGGTATGAATGCTGAAGAGTTTGACTGGTGCATTGAACAAACTTTATTTTTTGGCGAAGAACGCCAGCCGCTTAATATGATCCTTGATGACGGTGGCGATTTAACCAACATGGTATTGGATAAATACCCTGAGCTGGTTGCTGCTATCAAAGGTTTATCAGAAGAAACTACTACCGGTGTACACCGTTTATATGAGCGCATGAAAGCAGGTACCCTGCCAATGCCGGCAATTAACGTTAACGACTCGGTTACCAAATCAAAATTTGATAACAAATACGGTTGCCGCGAATCATTGGTTGACGCTATCCGTCGTGCAACCGACGTAATGATGGCCGGTAAAGTGGCCGTTGTTTGTGGTTATGGCGACGTAGGTAAAGGTTCGGCAGATTCATTACGTAACTCTGGCGTGCGTGTTATTGTTACCGAAATTGACCCTATCTGTGCTTTACAAGCCGCAATGGAAGGTTTTGAAGTTAAAAAACTAAGCACTGCTATTACCGAAGCTGATATCGTGGTTACCGCTACTGGTAACAAAAACATCGTTCGTGAGCAACACTTCCGTGCTTTGAAAGATAAAGCTATCGTTTGTAACATCGGTCACTTTGATAATGAAATTGACATGGCCTGGTTAAATGGTGCTTATGGCAATTCTAAAGTTGAAATTAAACCACAGGTTGATAAATATACCATTGAAGGTAAAGACGTTATCGTATTAGCCGAAGGTCGTTTGGTTAACTTAGGTTGCGCTACCGGTCACCCAAGCTTTGTAATGAGTAATTCGTTTACCAACCAAACTTTAGCCCAGTTAGAGCTTTGGACAAACGGTGCCGCTTATGAAAACAAAGTTTACACCCTGCCAAAACATCTTGATGAGAAAGTAGCCCGCTTGCACCTTGCTAAAATTGGTGTTGAGCTGGAAGTACTTGACCAGGATCAGGCTGATTACATCGGTGTAACTGTTGAAGGTCCGTTTAAACCTGAGTACTACCGTTACTAA
- a CDS encoding pyridoxine 5'-phosphate synthase, with protein MTRLSVNINKIATLRNSRGGNNPDLIQVAKDCERFGAQGITVHPRPDERHIRYNDVFELKKIVTTEFNIEGNCQEQKFIDLVLANRPEQVTLVPDVLGQITSNHGWDTIANYHYLKDMIAVFKEAGIRVSIFVDPIPAMVEGAAKTGTDRVELYTEGYATHFPQGKELAIAPYVEAAKAAQQAGLGLNAGHDLDLHNLKYFAENIPGLLEVSIGHALVSDALYYGLENTIQMYLRQLA; from the coding sequence ATGACCCGTCTATCTGTCAATATCAACAAAATAGCCACTTTGCGTAATTCGCGCGGTGGTAATAACCCCGACCTGATACAGGTTGCTAAAGATTGTGAACGTTTTGGCGCACAGGGTATCACCGTGCACCCCCGTCCCGATGAGCGTCACATCCGTTATAACGATGTGTTTGAGCTTAAGAAAATTGTTACTACCGAGTTTAATATCGAAGGTAATTGCCAGGAACAAAAATTTATCGACCTGGTATTGGCCAATAGGCCCGAACAGGTTACCCTGGTGCCCGATGTTTTGGGACAGATCACTTCAAACCACGGCTGGGATACTATCGCCAATTATCATTATTTAAAAGATATGATAGCGGTGTTTAAAGAAGCCGGTATCCGTGTATCTATTTTTGTTGACCCTATTCCCGCAATGGTTGAAGGTGCCGCTAAAACCGGTACCGACCGCGTAGAACTGTATACCGAAGGTTATGCTACCCATTTCCCACAAGGAAAAGAATTGGCTATTGCTCCTTACGTTGAAGCTGCGAAAGCCGCTCAGCAAGCAGGCCTGGGCTTAAATGCCGGTCATGATCTTGATTTGCACAACCTGAAATACTTTGCCGAAAATATACCGGGTCTGCTTGAAGTAAGTATCGGTCATGCCCTGGTAAGCGATGCCCTGTATTACGGTTTGGAAAATACCATCCAGATGTATTTACGACAACTGGCTTAG
- a CDS encoding BrxA/BrxB family bacilliredoxin — protein sequence MYPEYLVAPMREDLTKVGFEELKDADAVKNAIESEGTVFVMVNSVCGCAAANARPAAKIAAANGKHPDKLVTVFAGMEKEAVDTARNYMLPYPPSSPAMALFKDGKLVHIIERYQIEGRPAQMIADNLIDAFEQYC from the coding sequence ATGTATCCTGAATATTTAGTAGCCCCGATGCGGGAAGACCTTACCAAGGTTGGATTTGAGGAATTGAAAGATGCAGATGCTGTAAAAAACGCTATTGAAAGCGAAGGCACAGTATTTGTAATGGTTAATTCGGTATGTGGTTGTGCTGCAGCTAATGCACGCCCTGCTGCTAAAATTGCTGCCGCTAATGGCAAACATCCCGATAAACTGGTAACAGTGTTTGCCGGTATGGAAAAAGAAGCTGTTGATACTGCACGTAACTACATGTTGCCTTACCCACCGTCATCACCAGCTATGGCGCTGTTTAAAGATGGCAAACTGGTACATATCATCGAGCGTTACCAGATTGAAGGTCGTCCGGCACAAATGATTGCCGATAACCTGATCGACGCGTTTGAACAATACTGCTAA
- a CDS encoding ABC transporter permease — protein MFKNYLTVAWRNLVKNKAHTLINITGLSVGMAVAMLIGLWVWDELSYNKNFDNYDRIVQVWQNQTFNGVTGSQTAMPIPLGYKLRDDYKHDFKYVVLSSWNYGHIMAYGEKKLTKDGSYMQAEAPNMLTLKMLRGTRDGLKDPSSVLLSATLAKALFGDTDPMLKTIKIDNVWNVKVTGVYEDMPHNSEFRELGFIAPWDLYMTTAPWLKRAETRWGNNSWQIFAQLKPGVDAAKVSAEIKDLKLHAIKAQGDDVGASFKPVVFLHPMSKWHLHSEFKDGFNTGGDIKFVWMFGIIGVFVLMLACINFMNLSTARSEKRAKEVGIRKTVGSLRSQLISQFFIESVILALFAFLISILLAQLTLSWFNTVADKTMHILWGSAVFWLLGLGFSITTGLIAGSYPAFYLSSFQPVKVLKGTFKAGRYAAVPRKILVVLQFAVSVTLIIGTIIVFRQVQYTKNRPIGYERTGLVQIDMRTDEIHKHFEAVRNDLLKSGAIIEIAESGSPLTAVYSNNSGLNWRGKPAGLQDDFATITLSPEFGKVAQWKLVEGRDFERNRLGDSSSMIVNETAARFMNFKHAVGETIDWGKKFKIIGVVKDMVMSSPYEPVKSSIFLLDNDPGGLVDIRLNPKMSAHDAIAKIEPVFKQYAPGSPFEYKFTDEEYARKFTNEERIGKLAGFFTLLAIFISCMGLFGMASFMAEQRTKEIGVRKVLGASVFSLWQLMSKEFVVLVSISLLFAIPTAYYFMAGWLKDYKYQAELSWWIFGVTGIGAIAITLLTVSYQSIKAASMNPVKSLKTE, from the coding sequence ATGTTCAAAAACTATTTAACCGTTGCGTGGCGAAATCTTGTTAAGAACAAGGCGCATACGCTTATTAATATTACCGGCCTTTCGGTAGGGATGGCAGTGGCTATGCTTATTGGCCTGTGGGTTTGGGATGAGTTATCGTACAATAAAAACTTTGATAATTATGACCGGATAGTTCAGGTTTGGCAAAACCAGACTTTTAACGGTGTAACAGGGTCTCAAACGGCAATGCCTATACCCCTGGGTTATAAGTTAAGAGATGATTATAAACACGATTTTAAATACGTGGTGCTTTCTTCCTGGAATTATGGACATATTATGGCCTATGGTGAGAAAAAGCTCACCAAGGACGGAAGTTACATGCAAGCCGAAGCGCCCAATATGCTTACGTTAAAAATGCTGAGGGGCACGCGTGATGGATTGAAAGATCCATCATCTGTTTTACTTTCAGCTACATTGGCTAAGGCTTTGTTTGGTGATACCGATCCGATGCTTAAAACCATCAAAATTGATAATGTATGGAATGTTAAAGTAACCGGCGTTTATGAGGATATGCCGCACAATTCAGAATTTCGCGAACTGGGTTTTATAGCTCCGTGGGATTTATATATGACCACCGCGCCGTGGTTAAAACGAGCTGAAACACGTTGGGGCAATAACTCATGGCAAATATTCGCACAGCTGAAACCCGGTGTTGATGCCGCTAAAGTTTCCGCCGAAATCAAAGACCTTAAATTGCATGCCATCAAAGCCCAGGGTGACGATGTGGGGGCCAGCTTTAAACCAGTAGTATTCCTGCACCCAATGAGTAAATGGCATCTGCACTCTGAGTTTAAGGATGGTTTTAATACCGGAGGAGATATCAAATTTGTGTGGATGTTTGGCATCATAGGTGTATTTGTATTGATGTTGGCCTGTATTAACTTCATGAACCTGAGCACTGCCCGCAGCGAAAAGCGGGCAAAAGAAGTAGGCATCCGTAAAACGGTTGGTTCGTTAAGGAGCCAGCTCATTAGCCAGTTTTTTATCGAGTCGGTAATATTGGCGCTGTTTGCTTTTCTTATTTCAATTTTGCTGGCTCAGCTTACGCTATCATGGTTCAATACAGTTGCAGACAAAACCATGCACATCCTTTGGGGGAGTGCTGTTTTCTGGCTACTTGGATTAGGCTTCAGTATCACTACCGGCTTAATAGCGGGCAGTTACCCGGCGTTCTATCTGTCGTCATTCCAGCCGGTTAAAGTACTTAAGGGTACATTTAAGGCAGGGCGTTATGCCGCGGTGCCACGTAAAATACTGGTGGTACTGCAGTTTGCCGTATCGGTTACGCTCATCATTGGTACAATCATTGTTTTCAGGCAGGTGCAGTACACCAAGAACAGGCCTATCGGTTATGAGCGTACCGGGTTGGTACAGATAGATATGCGCACCGATGAAATTCATAAACATTTTGAAGCCGTAAGGAACGATTTGCTTAAATCGGGGGCTATCATTGAAATTGCCGAGTCGGGTAGTCCGCTTACTGCTGTGTATTCAAACAATAGCGGACTAAACTGGCGAGGCAAACCAGCCGGCTTACAGGACGACTTCGCGACGATAACGCTTAGTCCGGAGTTTGGCAAGGTTGCTCAGTGGAAGTTGGTTGAAGGCCGCGATTTTGAACGCAACAGACTGGGCGATTCATCAAGCATGATTGTAAATGAAACTGCCGCCCGTTTTATGAATTTTAAGCATGCGGTAGGTGAAACAATAGACTGGGGCAAAAAATTTAAGATCATAGGCGTAGTAAAGGATATGGTGATGTCATCGCCGTACGAGCCTGTCAAGTCATCGATATTTTTGCTGGATAATGACCCGGGCGGGCTTGTAGATATCCGGTTAAATCCCAAAATGAGCGCGCACGACGCTATTGCCAAAATAGAGCCGGTTTTTAAACAGTATGCCCCTGGCAGTCCGTTTGAATATAAATTTACCGACGAGGAATATGCCCGTAAATTCACTAATGAAGAACGCATAGGCAAACTGGCCGGTTTTTTCACACTGCTGGCCATTTTTATCAGTTGTATGGGTTTATTCGGTATGGCATCGTTCATGGCCGAACAGCGCACCAAAGAAATTGGGGTACGCAAGGTACTGGGCGCGTCTGTATTCAGCCTGTGGCAACTAATGTCGAAGGAGTTTGTGGTACTGGTGAGTATCTCTTTATTGTTCGCTATACCAACAGCTTACTACTTTATGGCGGGCTGGCTGAAGGATTATAAGTATCAGGCCGAGCTATCCTGGTGGATATTCGGGGTAACCGGGATTGGTGCTATCGCGATCACATTACTCACCGTAAGTTATCAAAGTATAAAAGCTGCATCCATGAATCCGGTAAAAAGTTTGAAAACGGAGTAA
- a CDS encoding ABC transporter permease: MLKNYIKIAFRNIVKNKVHAFINIAGLSVGMAVAMLIGLWVWDELSFDKYHSTYNSVGQIMVTQTANGETATFRSTVVPLSAELRTKYASDFKHVALFWGGAHILSVGDKKISQIGGWAESDLPAMLALKMVKGSYSGFKDPTSIVISQSIAKSLFGDADPINKTIKADNKTNLKVIGVYEDLPRNTSFYETKFLMPFFNKDSWWGTQTAAWDNHGCSLYVQMADHVDFDKVSAKIRNITKPHFKMNDESIQVHPMSKWHLYSDFKNSKPVGGLIEMVWLFGIIGVFVLLLACINFMNLSTARSEKRAKEVGIRKSIGSLRSQLINQFLSESIIFACLALVVTLGIVLIALPSFNHIADKQIAIPFGNAWFWMMVLGFTLFTGAIAGSYPAFYLSSFEPVKVLKGTFKVGRFASLPRKVLVVVQFTVSIALIIGTIIVFRQIQYAKNRPVGYSRAGLLSIEMNTPEIYGHYETMRNDLIQTGAVEDMAESNSTTTQIWSNNGGFDWEGKPAGFDPTFGTIATTYDFGHTIGWKIIEGRDFSRSFPTDTGAFIMNESAVKMSGIKNPVGKVIRWNKQDHIVTGVVKDMVMESPYAKPVATVFMMIPGWVNFITLRVKPTMPMQEALKKIEPVFKKYNPGSPFNFKFNDDEYAHKFSDEQRIGNLATIFAVLAIFISCLGLFGLASFVAEQRIKEIGVRKVLGASVANLWRLLSTEFVVLVTISLLIAIPTTYYYMNNWLHRYEYRSPITWWIFGASGVGAIVITLLTVSYHAIKAALANPVKNLRSE; this comes from the coding sequence ATGTTAAAGAATTACATTAAAATCGCGTTCCGCAATATTGTTAAAAACAAGGTGCATGCCTTTATTAACATCGCGGGTTTATCGGTAGGGATGGCGGTGGCTATGCTTATCGGTCTCTGGGTTTGGGATGAGCTGTCGTTTGATAAATACCACAGCACCTATAACAGCGTGGGGCAGATCATGGTAACGCAAACAGCCAATGGCGAAACAGCTACTTTCCGGTCGACAGTGGTGCCGTTAAGCGCGGAGTTACGAACCAAATATGCCAGCGATTTTAAACATGTTGCACTTTTTTGGGGTGGGGCACATATTCTTTCGGTTGGCGATAAAAAAATATCACAAATAGGTGGTTGGGCCGAAAGTGACTTGCCGGCCATGCTGGCACTGAAGATGGTAAAAGGCAGTTATTCGGGATTCAAAGACCCTACATCTATAGTCATATCTCAATCAATTGCCAAATCGCTGTTTGGTGATGCGGACCCGATCAACAAAACCATTAAGGCTGATAACAAAACCAACCTGAAGGTGATCGGCGTATATGAAGACCTGCCGCGCAATACCTCGTTTTATGAAACCAAGTTCCTGATGCCTTTTTTTAACAAAGACAGCTGGTGGGGCACACAAACCGCTGCCTGGGATAACCATGGTTGCTCATTATATGTGCAGATGGCCGATCATGTGGATTTTGACAAAGTATCGGCGAAGATCAGGAATATCACCAAGCCTCACTTTAAGATGAATGATGAAAGCATCCAGGTGCATCCGATGAGTAAATGGCACCTGTACAGTGATTTTAAAAACAGTAAACCTGTTGGCGGCTTGATTGAGATGGTTTGGTTATTTGGTATCATTGGTGTATTTGTATTGTTGCTGGCCTGTATCAATTTCATGAACCTGAGTACCGCCCGCAGCGAGAAACGCGCTAAAGAAGTAGGAATCAGAAAGTCTATTGGTTCATTACGTTCACAACTCATTAACCAGTTTTTAAGTGAGTCGATAATATTTGCCTGTCTGGCGCTGGTGGTTACACTTGGTATAGTGTTGATAGCACTGCCGTCATTTAATCATATTGCCGATAAGCAGATAGCTATACCTTTTGGTAATGCCTGGTTCTGGATGATGGTTTTAGGATTTACGTTGTTCACCGGTGCTATCGCCGGCAGTTACCCGGCGTTTTACCTGTCGTCATTTGAGCCGGTGAAGGTTTTAAAAGGGACTTTCAAGGTAGGCCGTTTTGCATCGCTGCCCCGTAAGGTTTTGGTTGTTGTGCAGTTTACAGTTTCCATCGCGCTTATTATTGGAACCATCATTGTATTCCGGCAAATTCAGTATGCCAAAAACAGGCCCGTAGGTTATTCACGCGCGGGGTTGCTTTCCATCGAAATGAATACCCCGGAAATTTACGGGCATTATGAAACTATGCGTAATGACCTGATCCAAACAGGGGCGGTTGAAGACATGGCCGAATCAAACAGTACCACAACCCAAATCTGGTCAAACAATGGAGGGTTCGACTGGGAAGGTAAGCCCGCTGGTTTTGATCCAACTTTTGGTACCATTGCCACAACTTATGATTTTGGACATACTATTGGTTGGAAAATTATTGAAGGCCGCGACTTTTCGAGGAGTTTCCCAACCGATACCGGGGCCTTTATCATGAATGAATCGGCTGTAAAAATGAGTGGGATTAAAAACCCGGTTGGCAAAGTGATCAGATGGAACAAGCAGGACCATATTGTTACCGGTGTGGTGAAGGACATGGTAATGGAATCGCCATATGCTAAACCAGTGGCCACTGTATTTATGATGATTCCGGGTTGGGTTAACTTTATAACCCTGAGGGTTAAACCAACCATGCCAATGCAGGAAGCATTAAAGAAGATAGAGCCTGTGTTTAAAAAATATAATCCCGGCAGCCCCTTCAATTTTAAATTTAATGACGATGAATATGCGCACAAGTTTTCGGACGAGCAGCGCATCGGTAACCTGGCTACCATTTTCGCGGTGCTGGCTATCTTTATATCATGCCTTGGTTTGTTTGGCCTGGCTTCATTTGTAGCCGAGCAACGTATTAAGGAAATCGGCGTGCGTAAGGTACTTGGTGCATCGGTTGCTAACCTATGGCGATTACTTTCTACCGAGTTTGTAGTATTGGTTACCATATCGCTGTTAATTGCCATACCAACCACTTATTATTATATGAACAATTGGCTGCACAGGTACGAATACCGGTCGCCCATAACCTGGTGGATCTTCGGGGCGTCAGGAGTGGGCGCTATCGTAATCACACTGCTAACCGTAAGTTATCACGCCATAAAAGCGGCGCTGGCTAATCCGGTAAAGAATTTGAGATCAGAATAA
- a CDS encoding polysaccharide deacetylase family protein — MNKHLLRISLLLFILLPLCRDISAQTIYRKIENYKVYYGWAHNYPQDWMILRRFDNEGRNYLLMVNPQTLETKINESSFYQIKPMTMEQAREFFKSTPYQKALAKAEKQSINIQDAGIESGIPKQTGISLTADLCPSHRPLDKRIFTDIFTEFKKVERPVPIALSVTGIWMRQHPQDLAWLKQMQANREIYITWINHSFNHRVSLKAPLKENFLLEPGTDINYEVLETEQAMLRNGLLPSVFFRFPGLVSDQQLVYQITNFGLIPVGTDAWLAKGQQPQNGSIVLIHGNGNEPVGVNDFIKLLQSKTRSIAGKQWLLYDLRESVDEEFSEAP, encoded by the coding sequence ATGAACAAACACCTTCTTAGAATATCTCTATTACTTTTTATTCTACTACCTCTTTGTCGTGATATATCAGCCCAAACTATCTACCGCAAAATAGAAAACTATAAAGTTTACTACGGCTGGGCGCATAACTATCCTCAAGATTGGATGATCCTTCGCCGTTTTGATAATGAAGGGCGCAATTATCTGTTGATGGTAAATCCGCAAACGCTCGAAACCAAAATAAATGAGAGCAGCTTTTACCAGATCAAACCCATGACGATGGAGCAGGCGCGTGAGTTTTTTAAAAGTACGCCCTATCAAAAGGCATTGGCCAAAGCTGAAAAACAATCCATAAATATCCAGGACGCGGGTATTGAAAGCGGCATTCCCAAACAAACAGGCATCAGCCTCACTGCTGATCTTTGCCCCTCTCACCGTCCGCTGGATAAACGCATTTTTACCGATATCTTTACAGAGTTTAAAAAAGTGGAGCGCCCGGTTCCTATAGCACTTTCGGTAACCGGTATCTGGATGCGCCAACACCCGCAGGACCTGGCCTGGCTTAAACAAATGCAGGCGAACCGCGAGATCTATATCACCTGGATCAACCACTCCTTCAATCACCGGGTAAGCCTCAAAGCTCCCCTCAAAGAGAACTTTTTGCTGGAACCCGGCACCGACATCAATTATGAAGTATTGGAAACGGAACAAGCCATGTTACGCAACGGTCTGTTACCCTCGGTATTTTTCCGTTTTCCTGGACTAGTGTCTGACCAGCAACTGGTTTACCAAATCACCAACTTCGGATTGATACCAGTTGGTACCGATGCCTGGCTCGCTAAAGGACAGCAGCCGCAAAACGGCAGTATTGTGCTCATTCACGGCAATGGCAACGAACCTGTTGGCGTGAACGATTTTATTAAGCTGTTGCAATCAAAAACACGATCCATAGCAGGGAAGCAATGGTTGCTGTATGACCTTCGTGAAAGTGTAGATGAAGAGTTTAGCGAAGCTCCTTGA